A segment of the Vicinamibacteria bacterium genome:
GAGGAAAAAGAAAGCGAACCTCAGTCCGCTGTACTCCGTGTGGAACCCTGCCACTAGCTCGGATTCCGCCTCGGGAATGTCGAACGGATTTCGGTTGGTTTCCGCGAGCCCGCACACGAAGAAGACGATGAAGGCAACGACGTTCAATCCGTACAACCGGGTAATGAACCACCGGTTCTCACCGAAGAGCCCGTCGGACTGGGCCGCGATCACGTCCTGCAAGTTGAGGCTTCCCACCTGAGCCACGACCGCAAGGATGATGATCGCCGTTGGGATCTCGTAGCTGACCAGCTGCGCCGCCGAGCGCATTCCTCCGTAGAGGGCGTATTTGTTGTTGGACGCCCAGCCGGCCATGAGAATACCGATGGCGCCGAGCGACGTGATGGCGACGACATAGAGAAGACCGATGTTCAGGTCGGAAACGACCAGCCCTGGCCCCCAGGGGACCACGGCAAAAGCAGCAAAAGCGCCCATGGTCACGAGAAACGGAGCTATCTTGAAAAGCGTCCGGTCGGCGCCCTCGGGGATGATGTCTTCCTTGAAGACGAGCTTGATGCCGTCGGCAAAGCTCTGGAGCACGCCGTGCCATCCGACCCGCATCGGGCCCAGACGGTCCTGAGTGTGAGCGGCAACCTTCCTTTCGAACCATATGAGAAAGATAGGAAGCTGGGTGAGGAGGAAGATGACTCCCCCGACTCCGAGGGCGATCGCGGTGACAGCCGCGAGAGTGGGTGAGAGATTGGCCTGGAGCTGCGCCCGGATGAGGCCCGCGATCTGCGGCAGAATGGCGATGAGCGCGAGAAATCCGAACGCACCCATGACGACGAGGGGAGAGAGAACGTTCGAGATCTTCGTTTCGAGATCGGGTCGCTTCATGGCCATCAGCGATCGATCTCTCCGAGTACGATGTCGAGGCTTCCGATGATCGCGATCATGTCGGCGATCATCTCCCCTCGGGCAATCTCGCGGAAGACCGACATCGCGACGAAGCACGGCGAACGGCCTTTCACTCGATAAGGAATGAGCCCCCCGTCGCTCACGATGTAGAAGGCGAGCTCACCTCGCGGTGTCTCGGTACGAGCATAGACCTCGCCGGGTTTCGGCTTGACCCGCTTGGGAACGCTCTCGTGCACGTCGCCGTCGGGAGGCAGCGCATCGACCGCCTGCCGCGTGATGTGAATGCTCTGGCGCATCTCCTCGACCCGCACGTAGTACCGATCCCAGCACGAGCCGATCGGCCCGTAGCGCCCTTGTCCGATGGGAACGTCGAAATCGTACTTTTCGTACCCGCAATACGGAGCCTCTTTGCGGATGTCCCATTTGATCCCGGAGCCGCGGAGGTTCGGCCCCGATAAAGCGTAAGCGACGGCCAACTCGGGGGAGATCACGCCGACGTCCGCCGTGCGCTTGGTGAAGATACGGTTGTGGCTCAAGAGGTCGTCGAGCTCATCGACCACGGGCTCGAACTGGTCGAGAAAGACCCGGCACCGGTCGGTCCAGCCTTCGGGCAGATCGTGTGAGACCCCTCCCACCCAGTTGTAGTTGTAGAGGAGCCTGGCACCGCACAGCCACTCGAACAGGTCCAGGACCTTCTCCCGCTCTCGGAAGCAGTGGAGGAAGGGCGTGAACGCCCCGATGTCCATTCCGTAGGTTCCGATGGCTAGCAAATGCGAAGCGATCCGCTGGAGCTCCGAGACGATGACCCGGATGGCCTGCACCCGCGGGTTGACTTCGATCGCCATGAGCTTTTCCACGGTGATTGCATAGGTGAGGCTGTTGGCCATCGAGCCCACGTAATCCATTCGATCGGTGAACGGAATGACGCCCTGATAGTCGATGTTCTCGGCGTGCTTCTCGAAATTGCGATGGAGATAGCCGATGTGCGGCTGCGCATCCTTGACGATCTCTCCGTCGGTCTTGAGCTCGATACGAAGCACCCCATGGGTCGACGGATGCTGGGGACCCATATTGAGGATCATCTCGTCCTCTTCGAGCTCCTCCGGTTTGAAGGCGTAGGCGGAGTCGGGCTCGATGTCCTTGTAGATGGTCCTGGTGGTCGTGCTCATGATTTCCTGTGCCGATCAGTCGAATGGACCGATGCCGATTTTTTCACCGGCCATCGCACGCTGGC
Coding sequences within it:
- the nuoH gene encoding NADH-quinone oxidoreductase subunit NuoH, whose product is MAMKRPDLETKISNVLSPLVVMGAFGFLALIAILPQIAGLIRAQLQANLSPTLAAVTAIALGVGGVIFLLTQLPIFLIWFERKVAAHTQDRLGPMRVGWHGVLQSFADGIKLVFKEDIIPEGADRTLFKIAPFLVTMGAFAAFAVVPWGPGLVVSDLNIGLLYVVAITSLGAIGILMAGWASNNKYALYGGMRSAAQLVSYEIPTAIIILAVVAQVGSLNLQDVIAAQSDGLFGENRWFITRLYGLNVVAFIVFFVCGLAETNRNPFDIPEAESELVAGFHTEYSGLRFAFFFLAEYGAMFFVAGLAAILFLGGWVGPYFSGPLVFFIKALVLVFVQMWLRWTLPRLRVDQLMALCWKYLIPISFVVLVVVAFLSVGEAA
- a CDS encoding NADH-quinone oxidoreductase subunit D codes for the protein MSTTTRTIYKDIEPDSAYAFKPEELEEDEMILNMGPQHPSTHGVLRIELKTDGEIVKDAQPHIGYLHRNFEKHAENIDYQGVIPFTDRMDYVGSMANSLTYAITVEKLMAIEVNPRVQAIRVIVSELQRIASHLLAIGTYGMDIGAFTPFLHCFREREKVLDLFEWLCGARLLYNYNWVGGVSHDLPEGWTDRCRVFLDQFEPVVDELDDLLSHNRIFTKRTADVGVISPELAVAYALSGPNLRGSGIKWDIRKEAPYCGYEKYDFDVPIGQGRYGPIGSCWDRYYVRVEEMRQSIHITRQAVDALPPDGDVHESVPKRVKPKPGEVYARTETPRGELAFYIVSDGGLIPYRVKGRSPCFVAMSVFREIARGEMIADMIAIIGSLDIVLGEIDR